CCTCCAAAATACACTGAGCTCTTCTTCAAATTTGCCTGTAAGCCAGATACTTGAGAGAAATGGTTGAAACATTCTTGAATATGAGATACAGAATTGAGATCATCCCTGGCAAATATCAAGAGATCATCTGCATAGCTTAGGTGGGTAATCCCTAACTTTGCACACCTTGGATGAAACTTAAAGTTTTTCACCTCCTTTAATTTGTTGAGGCTTCTACTGAGATATTCCATTACAATTGCAAACAAGAAAGGGGAAATGGGATCACCTTGTCTTAGGCCTTTGGCAGCATCAAAAGGTGAAGTAGTCTCTCCATTAACCATAACAGTGTAGTTGACAGTTGCTACACATTCCATTATCCAGTTCACAAATCTTTCTGGGAATCTCATTTCAATCATGACTTGCTCTAAGAAACTCCATTCAACTGAATCATAGGCTTTTTGAAGGTCAATCTTGATCATGCATCTGGCAGAAATATTCTTCCTTGTGTAAGCTTTGACTATCTCATGAGCTAATATAATGTTGTCTGCTATCCTCCTTCCAGGTATGAAACCAGTTTGAGCTTCACTTATCACTGATGCTATCACTTGTTGGATTCTGCCAGCTAGGACTTTAGAGATTAATTTGTACAACATGGTGTAACAAGCAATAGGTCTGTAATCTTTTATTGTACTAGGATTGAACATTTTAGGGACCAATGTGATAGAAGTACAATTCACTGCTTTATACAATTCCCAGTACTGAAGAACTCTTTAACAGCTTGACCGACTTCACTTTTGATAATCACTCATGTCTTCTTGAAGAAATAAGCATTGTAGCCATCAATTCCTGGCGCTTTGTCACTATCAATAGCACATAATCCATTATAGATCTCTTTGTCAGTCACCTCAACACATAGAGCAAGTTTCTGCAGTTGTGATAGTTTGGCCCATTCTTCATGATCATTTTGTCTATGGCAGGTAGAGATTGAGTTGTTGATCCCATTAGAGATTGATAGAAATCTACCACTTCCTGCTTTATGCTGTCAGGATGGATAAGTTTATCTCCCATGATTGATACAAGTTCATTTACTTGTTTTCTCTGACTTCTTTCCTTCATAACAGCTGCAAAATACTTTGTATTAGAGTCTCCCAGTTTGATCCACTTAGTTTTTGCTTTCTGCCTTAATACACTTTCTTCAATAAGGGACCATTTTTCTAAGTTCTGCAACAGGCTTTTCTCTTCTTCAATCAGAGTGTCATTACAAGCTGTATTTATCTTCTACTGCACCTCCTCTAAGTTTGTTCTAGCTTGTTTAATCTTCATACTAATGGTTCTATAATGCTCAGTGTTGAGGATCCTGAACAAAGGCCTTAACCTCTTCAGTTTTACCCAAATGTTCTTCATTTTGCCCTCAGTGAAAGATTGATTCCAGATTCTTTCTACAATGGATATAAAGCTTTCATGATCTGCCCAGACATTAAAGAATCTAAAAGGTGTTTTACCAGGTTTGGGAGCTGAGTGAAGAGTTAATAACATTGGACTATGATCAGATATGTATGGCAATCCATATTCAGTAGCCACATGACCCCGCTGCATCATCCACTCATAATTGCCAAAAGCTCTGTCAATCCTGCTGCTGATCCTTTCTACACCATGCTGCTTGTTAGACCATGTGTAATAACCACCTGTCCATGCTAGTTCATTCAGAGTTAGATTAGCTACACAATCAGCAAAGTCCTGTACTTCTGTATATGTAATGGGGTTGCCCATAAGCCTGTCATTAGTATATAGGACTGCATTGAAATCTCCACATAGCAACTATGGTTTTGTGTTTCCAGCTGCAATGTCCTTCAAACCACTCCATAATTGCTTCCTTTGCTCAATGGTATTGTAACCATATATAGCTGTAACTACACAATCAATTATTCCCACCCTATCTTGTACCAAACAGTGTATGAATTGAGCTGCAACACTTAGGATAGTAACATTATACCACTGAGAATCCCAAGTAAACCATATCCTCCCATTTGAAGCAACCTGATAGTTGGTAGCATAGCTCCAACCTGGCAGTATACTTGATATGATTTTACTAGCATTATATTCCTTAACTCTTGTTTCCACTATGATTGCTAGCTTTATTCTTTGGCtactaatatatatttttaaCTCTTTTTGTTTATACCTCTTATTCACCCCTCTAATATTCCAAAATATCCACTTCATCAACGAGTTAGTCTATCTCTACCCTTAGCGGGAGGTACACTACTAGTACACCATGATCCCTTATTCAATGGTCCAAAAGAATTCCTCATACCAATGGTTGATAGAGATGGAAAGTTTGTCATATCCAGTTCAAACTTGTTACATGCTGGACATTTGCCTGGACATTTGCCTGATCCACCATTGGCTGAATATTCTCCTTGTCTACAGCTTCTCTTTGACCGAGTATCTGTGATTCCCTCTACTGTAGGCTAGTCTCCCCTGCTTGACTAACCACTTCTTTCACTGGGCCTTTgattctccattccattgttaCTTTCTTTGCTTCTCTTCTTTTGCCTTGTTGTTTATCTTGTTGCTTGTATTGTTGTTGTTCCACACCACATCTATGTCCAACCACTAAGCATTTTTGGCAAAATTCTGGTTTCCAGTCATACCTAACATCTTGTAGGAATGTCTTTCCATTAGGGTCCATTATCTTTATCTCAATAGACAATTCTCTGGTAATATTTACTTCTATCAGCATCCTTGCAAATGatactctctttttctttgcagTACATTCATCTGCATAGATTGGAGTACCTATTGCACTAGCCATTCTACTCAAAGAGTTATGACCCCAACAATTCATTGGAAGATTAGGAAATTGTACCCATAAGGGAATTTCGGTGGGAAATTCCTCCTTGAAATCAAATTCCGGTGTCCACTGCTTCAATATGATAGGTCTATTGTTGAATGAGTAAGGTCCAGAATAGAGAATTTCTTTCATATCATCAATAGTTTGGAATTTGATGATATAGTACCCTTCCTCATGTAGATATAGATCCGGCTCCACCACATTTGCCCAATTTATCCCAATGAACCTTTTCATAGCATTATAACCTGGAGAATCCCCAATTATATATGCTATTACCGCACTCATCCACTTCTCTGTTTCCAGATATACCTCCTTTTTGTCTAATTGAACCACAACTTGGCCATCTATAATTTGTGGTGGTATGTAAGTTAAGGACATACCACTTTCCGCTGCTCGATTCCCCCGAAACAGATTTGTCCATGCTTTGCCTTGCTTATTAGTTGCTTCCTTAGGCTGATTATTCTCCATTGGCATCACTTCACTAGCTGCATGTACTGATGTCACTGTTCCATTGCTTGAGCTAGGAATCTCCTTATTTGCATGTTGGATCTGCGCCTCTTTAGAGCTACTAGCTGTCACCGGAGTACTCAGAGCAAGCCTCTTCTTCACTTTTGTACCCATCGACGAAGATTCAGCTTCACAACTTGTACCTTGTTCTACCTCTGGTGTAGCTACTTTGTCCTATAAAATTTCTTCAGCTTGAATTCGAATTCCCAAAGAGCTACCATAGATAGCTATGGGGTTCTTCCTGGGCCTTCCTCGACCTCGTCTGCGTCCCTTACCTCTGCCATTCGCCATGGAAACACCAAACAACGCACGTTAACTATCGTGCACCGAGAGCATGAGCGAAGTTTGTTTTTTAGCGGCTCCTTCCAATGTAGCAATATTGTACATTGGTTTGGTTTTAGCCAAGGGTTTATTTAATTCTTTTCCGAGGTTTCTACACAGTGCATGGATAATTGTGAGATGCAGAGAACCTCTACTAATTAAAAAAAACCTTACTCCTAAAAGATATATTGTTGAGTATTAGAATGACACAGGTTCAAATGGACAGAATTGATAAAGAGAATTACTGTAGCCGACTTCAACATATTCTGAGCTAACTTTTCTCAGACCGGTATATAAATTCAAAGCACATGAAATAAAGCAGGCGCTACCACCCCATCTTAGATCTGTTCAAAATCCAGAGAGGATACCTGATATTGTATCTCTTTCCAAATATCCCCACTCTTAATAAGAGAAAATGAAGTCAAATGATATCAAGGAGAACTCAACGTCCAGAGTTTGGAAGTTTCGAGCTCAATAGAGAAGAGGCATTAAATCTCTACCAGCAAAGACATGTGCCTAATCGGTTGGGCATTATGCTGCCCAACTCAAAGCTCAAGTAAAGCCAAGGAAACTTAAGACACACTTCAAAGAAACCTACCATCTGAAGTTGCTATGTACTTAAGTCTTGATTAGACTGATAATACCTGCACCTTACTTCATTGGTTTGAGATGAAATATTAAGATTTCCTGCAATTATCAGCTTAAGGACTGTGCTCTCTATTATATACAGAAGCAGATAACAGAGTAAATGATGCAACTCGGAACTTGGCACGTTTTTTTAAGTAGCGGACGCCGTAGTCTTCATGGTGGTAACTGCAATGGCCTTTCACCAAATGAAGATTAGGAAGCTTTTTGTATCTTCTTTATCCATTTACCTTTGCCTCAACTTTATACATCAGTGGTGTAACCCACCATGTTTCAGAAACAATTTATTTTGTACTTCAAATTTTGATGATATGTTAACCTTCTATTAGCTTTATTCTGTTGTGAAAACATCAAAAAATAATACCTAGTGCAGAGTCCTACCGGTTTTCGAACTAAAGACATTGGTGTGACCTATCAAGGCTGAGTCTTTTTGCTATTATTCTTTCGTGCAACGGTTCTTAACATTTCCCTTGCCGGAAAAGGATTATGCTGATTTTCTACCTAGTTCCTTTTCCCACTAATATAACCTTTTGGCAATAAAGTATCTTGTTTATGAATGAGAAAAAAACAACAGAGAACATGATTTCCTTTGCACATGGAAGTGCTAAAGCTTTCAGGAAATAAGAAAGCCAGGCCAAGATTGTCATACTGAAATCCTCACATCTTAAGTATCTCTTTGGATCTCTTAATATAAGAAACAGCAAGAGGTCCATCAAAAGAAAAGAGGAATAGCAGAAATGTAGGTCATTAATGAGACTGTACCTATGATGGTTCCATGAAGTACTCCAGACAAAGGTGGCATTTTCGAAATTTCAAGCTGCTCTTTGAGAAATAAATAGACATGACCAACAATCTCGTCGTCCACTTCTTCACCCAGAGCAAAGATATGCTTGCTGAGATACAGTGCAGCATATCTCCTGAAACAAGGTAATGGCACTAGGATGTCACTCATAGAGAAAACATGAAACAAGAATTGGAAAATTTTGATATGACAAATCAAACATGAAGTCAAATTAACTATTAACCTTAAGATGCTCTAAAATAAGCTTTTTTCTTCAATCTTATTCATTTTAGAGTGCAGACCAATGTCACTGTCTGTTCTCTCAGAATATAAAGGAAGTATATCTAACTTCAAAGCTTACATTCTTTTGATGACGAACTTCAAAGCTTTCATAAACATAATTCTTTTCATCATATCTAACTTCATACAGTCATATGCTTTTTTTAACAGTCTAGTGCCTATCTTATCATAAACCAAAAAGACTATTCCAGGAATATAGTGATGCAAAGACAATCCATAGTGACATGTTTTATCCAGAATGGGTGAAACTTTTGCTTTTGAATATATCTGGAATATTTTTAAGATAAAGTCCAAACTCTTTTCTCCCTCCACATTGTCATGCTTTGACTTTGGAAAGTAAGAATTGAAAATTAAGGCATTGAAGAAGAGGACATTCTGAATTGTAAATAGGGGTGCACTAAACTTTCTAACTGAAACAGTGACATCATTTTAGCATGAACTCAAAATGCAAGAGAGACATTCCATATGGAAACTAGGAGCACCAAACAACTAAAATTGAATTGAATGAAATGGCGGTAATATCATGAGATGTCTTTAAGTTTCAAACGCCAATTAATGAAAATTTTCAGTAATTTGTTTCCCTGCCTGCACAATAAAAGAGTGTACATCAGCTATTTCCATCTACCTTTTGCTCAAGCCTTGAGGAATAGGCCCTGGCCATCTCTTAACGTGGCGAGCTAGAGGAAAAGTTCTGAGAAGAGCAGCATTCCACAAGAACTCTTGCCGAAACAGATGAGCCCAATGTTTCTTAACACAAGACAAATGTCCCCATTCAGATATAGGAACGCAAATGAAAATTTCTATAAGCAGATGATCTGGAAGCTTCCCAAAAGCACAATCAGCGGAAGACAGAGAGACACGGTTCCCTTCGTTTGACATCGGGACAAGAAAACCACACTATGTATATGCATCACCAAATGAAGAAGAATTGGTTCTGAGTAAAGAGAATAAACAAGTCAAAGGTGAAAAGAACAATGACAAGCCAACTTGGAGTTTCCAGGAAATTACCATAACTTGAACAAtaaattccacaaattgaggTTAGTAAAGCACAGGTATCTACACCACCATGATCGACGATACTAATTCTAGCATTATCTGACGCATAAGAAATCCATTTTTAGCTTTTCAGAATAATCAGGCAATGGAATGGTGATGGAGCAATAATCTCCACGCCGATTAGGAGGAAGGAATTTGTACTTTTTTGACATTTAAAGACTGAAAACCCAAGTTAGTTAAAAGAGCGGAAGAAACTGATTCTACGGAACAGAGCGGAACCGCAAGAGCTAAAAAGGGGAACATACCGATTAAGAGTTGACCCCTTTGCAACGCAGCTGCTCTCTCTCTCGGCAGCTTGTGTAGCTTGAGCTCCCACTGCGCTAGGGACTGACAATACAGAAAACGAGAGACGAGAGGATCGATATGCCCTTTCTGTACCGATGATGATACCTTTACTCTCTTTTGCCATTCATTTCCGTCCTAAGATCATTTCTCTCTTAACCTCTCTCTTCGACTCCcacacttcttttctttttgactGTACCTCTGACCGTTTGACTAGACGATAATACATCAAACTTATCACTTTTAATAATATCGAGAAAATTTCCAAATTAGTCCCCTAAGTTTgtcatattattattattcttatattattgctactactactgctacttcctatccatatatatataaaaaaaaatatcggagtaatatatatatatatatatatatatatcttaaaaTACGTGTATTGCACGTGTATTTCATATTAATGAATATAAATTTTTATAAAGATTATATAGATATTATTTGCAAAATTATCTAAATTattaaataaaattttgaaaatccaaatACCTGAAACAATGATAAACATTAATCACATTTATCTAACTCAATAAGAGAAGATTTCTTTATTGACACTATGAAAAACTACGAAACTCTATGACAATACTTTTGGAAAGTGTTTTATTAAcattttcctaaaaaaaagaatagTTTGAAATACCTAATATTTTTAACATTACCCACATTAAATCTTTtaaaactttagctaattaaaaaataattgtgAGCTCTTGAGTTTTGCCTTAAGTTTTTCATCTCTTGGTATCTTAAAGTTGAAGACTTCTAATGTCACCTGGATTATTGTTATTCTAGTTGAACTAAAAATTTCTAAAATCACGTATTCTTGTGAAAATTAACTTAGTCAACTTATATAAATAACCATGAGTATTAGGAGTTCGTATATAGATCAAATAAGAAAacaatttaataataaaaattttagttaattttaatatcctaaatattaaataaaaaaaattaaatgctaattttatccaatgtaaaatttatttttagatgTTAAAAAGGTCGATTAATTTTGCATTGAAGTTTCGTACTTTTATTATTACATTTCGCGTTTTCACACggtaaagtttcgtcgtaagttaatcgacgtatactcggggatgagattatttttgaggttataagtatttatgctatttataacggGTGATAAGTAAGTACCATGAAGGTTAGAGGGTAAACAAATCAAAGAATATGAGTTTCATTGAAGATTGTCAATTTGGGATAGAATACGATTCAAGCTATAATACCCTGTGTTTATGGATTAGTGTCATACAATGTACTTACataaccatgatagtaaggtgtataaagtatgttaaaagtgattAGTATTTTAAGTATATTAATATATTACCTAATTATGTTAATAATGGGTCAATTGTTAATTTGGGTGGGAAGTTAACAGATCAATTGGAAATTGGTGGATAAGTTTGGTGGAAACATTACCCCAACGTGGCAGCAAGGGGTTTAATTACTAAGACCAAACAATGACTTTTTAGCTACGTGGCTAGTTGGCATATTTAGGGATTTTGGCAAAATAATCCTTACAAAAGTGGGGCCCACAACCCACAATTATAAGAGATCTTCTTATATTATTAAGTGGGATGTGTATGTTGCTAAGTAACAGATGAAGTCTCAAAAAGGAATTCATATGAAATTGCATAATACCATAGCAGCATGAgattgcgattctaagggagtacggtagaatctttctcaagaatattatacggatttttccctacttcgatctgaTGTTACGTGTTTTATCGCGATTGACGTGTGTtagaaggattgtcaagagaatcagctCAGATATGTTAATGATATCCTTTagttccttttggcatgatccatatgatacaaatgaaacaagcaaatgcacaactttcataaatgtcTTTATTCATAGAAGCACTAGGGGTGCATATGTTCTTGAATTCTCACGTGTtttattattatatcttttgttcatgggtatcagaaaaatacgtagttgataaagtttatccaaaGGCATATTGTTCTCATGACATTCCGAGAAATCTTATTAACTtattatgcatttcattcatttatacatgtacattgacccatgaccagatggcgttatatacacgtatattatatgtatgggatatgggaaaagtttacggcgttatatacgcaccaccacctgatcagttggtataccttgatgatttcgcccacagagaccgagatgatatgatgggatgcactTAGAGGCTTAATGAggttatgtacgcatatacccatgcatgataagacatatatatgcatatacatgacattataaatgtctcatgattcacaaagctattcagatttacaggttgagtcttttacttcatgtttcttttatgttttttacATACTActttccttgccttacatactcggtacattatttataTTGACGCTCTTATTTCTTGGGGCCTGCATTTTATGCCTGCATGTGCAGGTAGACAGGCTgacagtcccccttcttaggatccttgatcagcgagagttggtgtgcgCCACTTGATCCGGAggtgttattgattttggtacGCTATTTTTGTATGTAGATATGGGTATGACGGGTCCAAGTCCCGCCCTTTATACAGTTGTAcactctattagaggtctgtagacagtcatGTATGATTGGATAGTATGTGGCTTTGTCGACTTCTAACGTtggatatatagttgtctatagcagccttattGGCTCGCCCTACCGTATTccgcatgtatatgtatatgtctTTTGGGCATGTTTTCACCACGTATGTTATTCACATGATTCAATAGTTTATTAACAGATGTTATATATGACTTACCCttaattcatgtttatatctttgacgcatgcttaggggtgttcgaCAGGTAAGACTGGGGCACTCATCatggcccattggtttgggtcgtgacaaaagtggtatcagagtagttctgtcctagggttgtctagtAGAGTCTGGTTTAtgagtgtgttgtgcaccacatttataaacaggaggctacaggacatatatgATGTTATCCTTCCTTCTTATCTTTGATCATGCGATATAAAGATTTATTTTCCTAACAATATGTTATGTTTTCAGCGATGCCTCGAATACTACAGTCGCCCAGAAGGGCAAGTCCGTGGCTGATGAGAATACTAGTCaagcgccacgagttaccagggcctGGGCGGGTCTCATAGTGAGATTTCATCTCAgtcttcacataccccgccctctCTAGAGGAGCTCCGAAGGGCACCAGTTCTTGTGCCTGCCCCTGTTTATCCATTCCTCAGCAAGATGCACCAAGTCAGGAAATGAGAGATGTTATTCAACTATTGACCCGATTAATAGCCGCACAGGCTCGGCTTCCGGAGGTAGGTATTGGTCATGTAGATAGGTCTAtcagtgcgagggttcgtgaTTTCATTAATTTAGAACCTCCGGTATTCACTGAAGCAGATCCAAATGAGGACCCTCAAGTATTTATCGATAGGATGTAGAGGACTTtgagggtaatgaaggccactgcgactgagtCAGTTAAGCTAGCTTCCTATAAACTTCaggatgttgcagttaattggtacaaGTCTTGGGAGTTGTCCAAAAGTGAGGATTCAGTATGTTAGGAGTTTACAGAGgtttttcttcgtcattatctgccagCAGAACTTAGacgggccagagttgataggttcttgacccttcggcagggtaatatgagtgttcgggagtGCAACCTTCTGTTTGATTCGTTAGCTAGGTATGCTCCCGCTATTGTAgttaagatggaggatcgggtttaTCGGTCCGTGATGGGGTTGGAGTCGCACCGACTTAACGactgtatgtcggtctcacttcagttaggcatggatatttctcgtatgaAGGCctacgctcagggtgtagaggagtgTAAGCAGAAGCAGAGGGTCGATCGTGAGCATGGTAGGGGCCATAGTAAGAGAGCGAGATCTttgggtccttctggtgagttttgaggtggttagAGACAATAATACCCGAGGTATCCATCCCAGCCATCGGCTAGCGCACCCCCTCAGTTTGCCGGTAGgagatttgatcgttccacaTATTCGGGGCCTGGTCAGAATTCCAGGGCCTCAAGTTCTCAGTATAGAGATGAGTCAAGTCAGATGAGGCTGCCCTTGCCACGGTGTGCTCAGTGTGGTAAGCAGCATGCGGGCAGTGCCTTATGCGATTGgatgtttgttatacttgtggttatccaggCCACATTATGAGAGATTATCCGACGAGAGGTAGTGCAGGTATAGTTCAGCCAGCGGGATCTGTAGCTAGTTCgtcattgttgatacccaattttttcctcatattttttaaattgtatacacacacacacacacacacacattcaaaatagtatatttgcatcattatttaatttatgtaagcattttccataatttttagagctctaaattaattttcttgcatttTAATATCTAATAATTATCCTTTAAATTATCTTGCGATGACTTGGTTACATAAAATACATATTTTGCACCTATAATGTatgtttcaaatattttatttcattACATGTAATTACACTAGCATTTTAAAGCTATTTTGTCTagttttgcaataatagcctatattcatGTATAATTAGattatttatgaaaaaaataactttttatatttttataatattaagttattatttttaatcattttagtctacaaataatatttttgttattCATTAATTActttaataaattatttttgcTAAAATGTTGGGTATTTAAAAACTAGCCCCACACTAAACCTATTTTCGGACCAAACAAtggcccaaaatcacctaatacACCAGCCCAATACCCCTAgcccaaaccaaacgacccctaacccaaaAACCCGGTCGATACCCATTTCTTTAACCCGCCCCAATCCTGTTTTAAAATCTTGGCcattgatctctaagatcaacggccTACAGTTAACCTACCCTTTTTATTACCCAACCCCAAACCCTAATTCACCATTTCCTTTAAACCCGCCACCCTTAAACTCTCTCAATGCTCTCTTCATCTCTGTCAAACCCTAGCTGTCTCACCTTCAAATCCCCTCTCCTAATCCTGTTGATAATGAGATTTTACCATTATTtgcttaccatatttggtttccTTTGGTACTGGTTACTCGATTTTGGTATTACTTAGGTATTTGCCTAATTTTGGTAAATACCACCTCTATATCGGACGAGAATCGACTCAATCTTGAAGATTTGTGTGATATTCCGCCCATATACGCGAGATGAACTGGATCCTTCATACCAGTTGTTCGATTtcgagtttaaaaccctaactatGGTTTGGAGTTTgatatttttccttttctgttgTTTTACTGACATGCATGCGAGATTTACCCTTTCTCTTCGTCTGTGTTTACTTGGTATCTTTCCTTACCtgtgtttaattaattattttcctTGTTTGTGCATCTGATTTTACTGCTATGTAAATCCACTCCCTTTCCCCTTTTGAACAGACCTGAATCGATATAATCTCACTAAAAACTTGAGGTTTTGCTCTGTAAATTCCTTATTATCTTGCTCTTTATTTTGTGGTgaccggctgaaagccaaggccacagAGAATCTACTGTTCAAACTCTTCTGGACTCTTGTGgatcttttgcttttgtttgttgttcatttAACTTGTAAGCTACTTGACTCTTGCAGTTTCATCCCTATGTGTTCTTGATTTGTGTATGTTCTCACCTCTGAAATTCTTGTCTTAATATGTTTTTTGGATTACTTTTGTGCACGAGTTTGTTAATTCTACTTTGTTCTAAATCCGTTAGCATCTGACTCTCCTCCTATTGCTACCAGTTCTGTATTTACCCAAGCCTAACTTGGGTAATCTAAGTGCAAGGGTGTCTAGATGTTTCCCTGATTCATGCTTATTTGTTTTGTCTTTAACCTCTATAGTGAATGCTAGAATGTATGTATGACATGTTCACTTGCTATTTTGTCACTCATCATGCTCACTTGATCCTCATACCCCATTAGTGACTAATTGAGATCTTAACAGTTACCTCAACCCGTTTTTCCATGCCCTGCTTGAATCATTTTGTGACATGATTTAGATCTTCTCTAGTTGTTTAGTCTATTATGACAAATTCAGAATACTTATATGTGATATTTGGTATGAGTTTGCTATCTTACACTATTCTAAGTCCTTGCACCATTTGTTCTGCATATACaatgtgttgcaatttgtattAAAACTATTTTCTATCGACTATGATCTTGCTTGTATGATAATATGTTTTCCAGTCTGTCCCTTGTTCATTTGATACCCTGTTTCTTCCAGTGTTTATCATAAAATGGGTTCCCCATCATGTCTAAATACTGATTAGCATGACCCTAGGATGCATGTTTAGCTTAATCTGAACCTCTTAAGCCTTAATTGGTTTAGTTCCATGACTGATAACCTATGCAAACTTGTTTCTTTTCGAGCTTCTTCCAATATATGGCTGTCTATATGGTGCTTTGCTATGTTTTGCTAAACTTGTTGTCCTATTTGATTAATTGCTCTCTATGTCTATGTCTACTTTAGGTTATAAGTATGTTCCCCCCACTTTTGTCCCTCAA
This sequence is a window from Nicotiana sylvestris chromosome 3, ASM39365v2, whole genome shotgun sequence. Protein-coding genes within it:
- the LOC104237533 gene encoding uncharacterized protein isoform X1 yields the protein MCGFLVPMSNEGNRVSLSSADCAFGKLPDHLLIEIFICVPISEWGHLSCVKKHWAHLFRQEFLWNAALLRTFPLARHVKRWPGPIPQGLSKRRYAALYLSKHIFALGEEVDDEIVGHVYLFLKEQLEISKMPPLSGVLHGTIIDQFIACGKSRDMAHELASIIWLAVIDNLEENEQTFDLLKRLASEGDVILPFPYSRSYKIQSRVFERLFTDFRDCLNHVEYCDLLACAKQKFQPIPSAWLGY
- the LOC104237533 gene encoding uncharacterized protein isoform X2, which encodes MSNEGNRVSLSSADCAFGKLPDHLLIEIFICVPISEWGHLSCVKKHWAHLFRQEFLWNAALLRTFPLARHVKRWPGPIPQGLSKRRYAALYLSKHIFALGEEVDDEIVGHVYLFLKEQLEISKMPPLSGVLHGTIIDQFIACGKSRDMAHELASIIWLAVIDNLEENEQTFDLLKRLASEGDVILPFPYSRSYKIQSRVFERLFTDFRDCLNHVEYCDLLACAKQKFQPIPSAWLGY